GGGGGGATCGCGAACCTCACCTGGCTTCCCGCCGGCGGCGCGCCCGACGACGTGATCGCCTACGACGTCGGACCCGCCAACGCCCTGGTCGATGGGGTGATCGCCCTCGCGACCGACGGCGCGGAGCGCTTCGACCGAGACGGTGCCCGGGCGTCCGCCGGTCGCGTCCGTCGGGACTGGCTCGACGAGATGCGGGCGGATCCCTATCTCCATCGCTCGCCCCCCAAGTCGACGGGTCGGGAGCACTACGGGGCGGCGGAGGCGGCGGGCTGGTGGGCGCGGGCCCGGCGCGAAGACGTCCCACTCGAGGACGTGCTCGCGACGCTGGTCGCCGGGAGCGTCGAGCCGATCGCCAACGCCTGGCGGGACCACGCCGGGGACGGCGCGGGCGGGCGGCTGCTCGTCGGCGGCGGCGGCGCACGCAACGCCTTCGTGATGGCCGAGCTCGCCCGGTTGCTTCCGGGGGTGGCCGTCGAGTCGATGGACGCGATGGGCGTTCCGTCGGATGCCGCGGAGGCGATGGCGTTCTCATTGATGGGCCGCAACGCGCTGCTCGGGATTCCGAACCAGCTGGCGCGGGTGACCGGTGTCGACCGGGCGCGGGTGCTCGGTGTGATCCACGGACGCGAGTGGCTGCGTTAGGCGAACGCCCTAGAGCTTGACGGCCATCCCGTCGTCCGCCGTCTCGATCTCGAGCTTGCCGCGCTCCCGCGCCATCTCTTCGCCGAGATGCGTCAGGATGAGTCGGCCGCAGTCGAGGTCGTCGCGGTGCTCCCGGATTTCGTCCAGGCTCAGGTGGAAGTCGAGCTCGGCGTGGCAGAGCGTGCACTCGCAGATGAAGAGATCGGAGTCCGCGATGTGGCGCGGGAGCCCGTCGAACCAGCCGGTATCGCCGGAGTAGGTGATGCGCTCGCGGCCGAGCTGGACGCGGTAGCCCTGGGGGTTCGC
Above is a genomic segment from bacterium containing:
- a CDS encoding anhydro-N-acetylmuramic acid kinase, which translates into the protein MRVVGLMSGTSADGIDAAVVDWPDDGRATPFELVAYRETPHPADLQQAIHRLAALELPAGEVLAEQLRLDAILGDAFSEATRALLAEAGLDLASVDAIASHGQTIAHHPEHGGTLQIGCPDRIADRLERPVVADFRRRDMANGGEGAPLAPFFHHAVFSDPSEPRGVLNLGGIANLTWLPAGGAPDDVIAYDVGPANALVDGVIALATDGAERFDRDGARASAGRVRRDWLDEMRADPYLHRSPPKSTGREHYGAAEAAGWWARARREDVPLEDVLATLVAGSVEPIANAWRDHAGDGAGGRLLVGGGGARNAFVMAELARLLPGVAVESMDAMGVPSDAAEAMAFSLMGRNALLGIPNQLARVTGVDRARVLGVIHGREWLR